The DNA region CGTAGTACTGGAtaggataaaaaaaataaacaaaacttatataaatggcctccggtcctcgacactaacctatgcgaaaagcggcactaggccgctacttcgcgccggtattctgtgcgagtgtggtaagtaacccggacgagtctggcccgattgtgctgacgtcaaaagacggtagcgtgactctcccactttcaagaTATAAAAAGAAGTAGATATTGTTTTTCAGTTTGAcgggtgctgtagctagtgaaatacaGGACTAATGAGATTCAACACATCATGTCTCAGAGCAGTATTTTGCGTTCCATCAGGAATCATAGTGGAATcactacattataatgggcaaggtGTATGACATACAATCAAGTGAATATATGATATACAATCAAGTGAAGGCTACATCTTCTGAAATATATCTATGAATATAATGTTAGATGGGTAAATAATGTTCTTCTTTTATGGAGGATGAGCACAaatgagcgtacaggtcacctgatgttaagtgatcactgccgctcgtattctcttgcaacacgaggaatcacaggagcgttgccggagtTTTAgaaaggtttacgcgcttttctGAATTTACCCATGTCGCGtcgtaacaccgcacaagtatcgctactcatccagatggtggggatgatataattatttgtgCCGAAGGTGGAATTCTCCCTGTGATGAATGTGGTACATGACAAAAAATGAAGCAAAATCTCTATGCAATGACAAGTGATCTAACCATTCACTGAccactgggttcccgacaattcaagcagctctgTGTTGCACAAGTTCAAATGGTTtcagctgatactggggtgcaacAGGGcagaaatgacagcaatacaATGTTCGaaattatgtaagtaaatatataGTGGCCAACAATATACCTCGAAATCATTTTTGATAGTTTCTAAATCTTCATCAGGATCATAAACAGGACTCTccgaaaataaattttgagatgtATCAACCAGTTCAACTGGTGTAATCAGTGTATGAGCCGTGTcatctgaaaataatattagcAACATTAAAATAGGGTATTAGATAACATAATAGGGTATATACATGTAACttatattaagtttaaatattattttttctaatcttaaattattatttattttatcttaaatagtttttttattaaatttgtgctgaataataaattttaaatatacaaaagtgcAATTAATACgcgcgaaatataaaacatcgaaacacaattgtaaatataatttaattggaaTTATCATATCAATTGTTTTTCTCTGTTACGTGGGTAATACTGAAAATGTTtcgaactggccagttagaaacattgctaatgaaaacttttttgaatttaaattttagaactctttggtaacctaatgtaatAGGTATATATTGCAttaatttgtcatttgtttttgtgaattggcggcaaatcaactcgtgttacacgtgaaaattttcggtcaatgatttattatgactttcgttgtgggcttacgcaacaacaaagctatgataggctgcgattagcatttcttaattaatgaagccccatctcgtgccactatttacaattggtttaagtaacgagtttaagcgtggaggTGGCAATCTCAAtaatgatccgcgtgagggacgtcctttaacagcgattcagtagtcgctgtataacatcagtgctgtgcgacgcctGATacaggaagataagagagtgacctatcagcagatatgggcaagcctaggcattggtatgactATGagtatgacgacctgtatagccgagtggttagcgatcctacctactaagctagaggtcccgggttcgaatcccggtaggtgcaagcaattatatgatgaatatggatgtttgtttcagagtcatggatgtttaaatgtatttatgtatgttaaagtaagtatattgtattaaagatatcattgtcttgtaacccataacacaggctatatatgcttatacaaatgataattatggatttccgcaaagtaacgcctaattcaataaattttcttatatatgcttaacttggggcaagataatttgtgtaaaaagtgcgtcaatattattattattattatgagtcaagttaaaaaatattacacgaacatttaggcgtcagctttgtaccagatggattccccacactttaaccgacgaccagaaacatcttcgcatggactggtgtcgccatatgttagataagttcagcggcggtgactcaaatgctgtatttgacatcgtcacaggtgatgaaagctggatataaacccgaacccgaaaccaaaagacaatcaggtcagtgggtgtttcctttcgaggatcggtcaactaaggtaaagaaaggaagaagtcaaggaaaaaaagaggattgcctcattctttggtcggaaaggtcatttcgcgacattTGTGCttgaagatggaaggacagttactgcagactggtatgtcaatcgcttagtactttctttgattaacgcgagtgttacacatttaaataaaacacttgaaGGATtacaacgcgtgtaattgtaacggtttgaaattagatgtttgcgtaaaagtaagcGTTTTCAGGGGGTCTGCAGTCTCCCTGAACAGTACAATATAGATTGTTGGGATAGACTCCGAGGTCACAGAAACCCCGcgcaaaatggcgcgtttgaatAGCCGAAAGATATTGCCgcgaaagaatattttattttttaattgaataagaatgttttatctattatttgatgtgtttgataattattaggatgtaaaaaatcaaatttaagtattttttaaattcatgcatatatattctttatttgcatCAAATATTGTAAACAAATAGGTGTTACAAATGGTTATGGAGGCTAAACATACACAACAAAGTATCTGTTTAGCCTCTTCATTTATGTATTACCTATATATACCATTAGCATTccactaaaaatattaaatgtccaactaagaataaaattgaaaattttcaaaaaaatcgcgAAGTTATTgattttaccccgtttttcgaaaattgAGTTTTGATCAGAtctctcgacgttttaaggtcctaagaagcttccctgactattcccgcgatggtaTCCGTACGTCTGTAAGTGCGTATGTATCGAACGGCTCGCCACCATGCtggtcaaaatcggttgattcgttcgtgagttatcgttgacgaaagaaaataaaaatagccatataaaataatattttattaaacttttatcagacATGATTTTCAGAATGATTTTTGCAAATTACTCCGAAATTTAATATCTGATGAAATGCAAGGTCTGAGTTCTTTTATTGTGTGTGTTGCCATTtgaaaaaactcaaaacaactaccaaaaaatttttttccaaATGTGGTTTTATTGGAATAGTTTTTGAACAGCTTTACCGATCGACGAAAAACTGCGTGGAAATTCGGTCTATTAGTTCAAAAGTAATTCcggtttaaaaatttatttaattaacttttatcACATAACTCTTTGAGCTAGAAGAGTgcttaggtatggaattagcgagaagttgcagggatggccttaaGAGTCAACCTTTACATGAAGAAATCATAATTGGTATTAAACTTTGTCCTCTTTCTATGTTCACCTGACCCTGCCAAATAATTTGAATTCACGATAGACCAAACCCTTTCTATGTATTAATTTTCACTTTCTATCAACTTCTTGTTTAAATCTCATCAGCTGTTCGCAGTAGAGATGCAAATCGAGTTCAGCTGTCAGTCGGTAAAAGCTGATACTGAAAAATGCGCTTCCAATCCCAATATACAAACAGCACCACCTTATCGCGAGTTCAACAAGGGGTTTTTGCCACTATCTATCCTCATGACATTTTTaagatgtttatttaattttaggaATTTTTAGGATATTCCATGCTACCAGTATATATATCCCAATTCCTTGTATGTACCATTTAATAATTTACCTTTCTTTCAAAAAAGATTATCATTGACCCTATGTATTTTGGTGCACAAGATAGAAATCAAATGACTAAAATATCACAAGCACTAGATAACTTAAGCACAATATTATAGGGAGAATGTATTGGTATTAAAAGAGTTCTGTATTGTTTGAGTTTAGTATCAGTCAGAGAATGTTTTCTATTTAAGTgggggcaaacaggcaagaggctggcaggatggggagtggtgaggcaacagcccatggacatccacaaaacAGTGTAAAGAAAGTGGCCttcatgaaatataaaaatcatgATATCTCATAagtcaaataaaaaatgtaagacCTGGACCTCTAATCCAaactgaaaatttattaatcccCCCTGAATTCCTAGTGTTCGTATAATAGTACAGAGAAGCTACAGGGCATTGTTATGAAATAAAACAAGCAGTAggaaatataaatgtaacatttATGAAACTTTTTTAGAGAAATCCAATATTTTAGTCAGGTATtttgtttgatgttattgataaataaaaattgttgtcTTGCAATCCACAAATCCAAATCCATAAAAGCTTTATTTCTGGCACAAGAATGTCTACTTAATCTGCCCATTCAAGGCATGTATTTAGTGAATAGGGTGTTCAAATTACAGAGATGTTCCGAGGATAGAGGTCCTGCAGTATAGTATAACAGTAATGTTTGTTGTAATggcatattatgttttattgatgtacaaaaaaaaattatttcagtaCTTTACTTAAGTTTGTGatacttttgaaaatattgtccACTAAACATACACTGAATCAAGttaacaactgttttatatatattgctaataataacattagtattgctattaatatatttatttgtcatgattataataattcaatgaACCTGCACTATATTCTTATCAAGTAATAAATAACAGGGAAACTGGTCTGAATgagattgtattattattttttaaaacactaTTCTGCTAcatgtataaattttaatagataaacaaaatgttttataaaaatagagaTCATATTCAATTACTACAAAAATATGCAACAGTTAATAGATAATTACAGAAGAGcctcttaaatttaaaatagaaggGAGACCAACAAATTTGAGTTATAAGGTTTTCCCACTTCATCAAATTTTGTCTGTAAATGATGGACTTGTAGAGGTAAAAATTTATTCCAATAATTTTGAGTTGGAGAGGGgaacaaaatataaatcatgTCTTTATGTCAGTGATAATTTCACAGATTTGGTTTATTGTGTCCTATTTTAACATTGATTTCTAAGAATGAATGATGTACATTGTCAATATATTGTTGCTCTTCATGGTATTTTTTCTACGAGCTACATAGACaattaaaagattttaattaacCGAGTTGTATAGCTTGTTTAATCAAACATTGCAGTGTTCGAGATGAAGAGGtttattttggtctgaaggtaAGGGAACACAAATTTATTCGAGTTTGGGACTTATCAAGGTGCTACTGTATAGGAAGTATAATTACTTTTTTCCAGAAAAGTATGAGGCAAAAGTTCACAAATAAGACGCAAAAGATGTTTACACAGACACTTAAGATATACAGCAGAATGTCATATTATGCAAAGCAATTGTTTTCATGGGaattatgtacctacatagCTGATGTATTTTAcatgatattgaaatattgtaCCTACAGAGCTGATGCATTTTACATGTTATTGATTTTTGTGTTACATGAAGATAGCAACAGGCCACCACTGTCATAATCTTAGTATAACCTCCAAAATGTTAACTGTATAATAACATTGTAACTAAGCTGAAACTAAAGCTCCTACTTATTTTGCGCAAGACTACATTTGATGCTGAAGTAGCTTTTATGTTACGAGAGAAACTGATAGCTGCAAAGATTCGGTTTCTAAATAATCCTGGTTACACGGCCAAGTTGAAACATAGATTGACCAATATGTGTTTTATCTAATTATGATGCATTTATAATGAATGATGTACGCCAATCATAATAGCACATAATGgtaaagaaattataaaaatgattaaaatatcgaaTAAGTTGCAGTTGAAATAACGTTTCGATTAGCTACTTTCGCGATAATCTAAAAAAACATCTTAATTTGGCCGCATTGTATTCTTAAGGCTTTTTCAAGCACATCTCTTTAATAGCggaatatagtaataaatatgatataattaCCTTTCACACAAACTGAGGTGGTCTCTACATTTGATTTATCAAACGATTCCTCCATTTTGTGCTAAAAAATGTGAGAAAAAACAGAACTGGCGCGGTTTAACACTGGAACATTTCTATTGCACAGCACTTTTCTTTAGTATTAGCTATCATATACgtaatgtttatattaatataaagttcTAGGTTCTAATTAGTTAAGAATAGTAGTAGAAGCCTGGAAAGAGTGTTGTAGAAAAAGTAATTGTACAAATACACAAAATATGTTTCACCGCTTGTTGATTTGCAAATTGTACGCCGTACGGTACGATACGGTGGTCGGACGTCGGTGTTTAATGTTGCCACTTGTCAGATGGGCGAGATTATTTCCCCGTATTTGAGTTTTAACGATAGAGCTATCAGTAATATAGTACCAGTTTGTTAGCCGTATTGTTGAAttgcaattataataaaataatgtcgaGAGTGTGAATGAATAACtgaagatataaaatattgtaatcttcgagaaaaaataataacgtCACAAAAGTTAAATTGCTTgaatttaaaactgcttctaAAATAAGAATTTATCTGTCACTATTTTCTCTGGCAaaattactaataaatattacagaAAATTGACAGCAGAGGCATCGTTACGGGATTGCCATTGACTTATGACTAACGTTTGGATTTGCAACACTAAAACCGCATCCAGAATATACGGAAATCTTCGATGACGACTGAAATTGATCTTTATGAGTCATTGTGAATCGCCCACGACCTATCCACACCTGCATTAGTGcattagtaatatttttgtcataataatattgtaaccctGTCTTGAATATGTTTTGTGACAGTAAGCCGGCTTGAAACGCCATTTGGAGTAATATTATTAGGATATATTAtggactaaaaaaaaatatttctgctataattgcttttatatgtttttgtaGAGCAAGAAGAGAAATTGTTATCGTGATTCAATTGATGagcttatataattaattattgcaatattattagctaataatattccaatattatattcttcatcaaatttaatttgcttatagatttcaattaacataatttaatatcaacGTTTTATGATTTGATATCATCAAGAACGATTTTCTTTTAATaggtactttccccggggcataaaaagaataggggactcccaggcccatgggtgtcgtaagaggcgactaagggctttttagaagtaggagtcacgctgccgtcttttgacgtcagcacaatcgggccagactcgtccgggttaattaccacactggCACataataccggcgtgaagtagcggcctagtgccgctatgtttcgtataGGTTAAGTGACGAGGACTGGAGGCCATCCCCCcccttccccaacaaagattatgaaagcggtccctaaagagatagtaccccagaagagtaccagctctaccagagtcggagaatccctccccgagtactctagctcgggctgcccttcgtattctggggagggcacagtaccgcgcatgaccaaggacaaacgaggcagtaacaccacggcaccccgctccacactcaacgtggacttttgcaatatcaggggaattcactccaacttaaacgccgtcaaccaccaccttgagacgtcgcCGTCTCCGTCCGGCTTCGTGCCgtagccggccttgtgtttctcATGGCtctcatctcatgggctgcgttcaagcggcaattgacgacgtgcttgcacagatcccctccactgaaatcgtagtcttgggtgatttcaacgggcacaataccgaatggcttggatcacgtaccacagactacgcagggcgatctgtgcataattttgcattagcgtatggtctgtcccaattcaccaacgcggctccctgatgtggatagccacatgccgtccttattagatctactgctgactacacatcccgatggttaccaggtctttgtcgacgcccctctcggaacgtccaacaattgcctggtcaggagtgtagtgcctatccgaagCCCACgttgcagaccaccagcgacccgccgcatttggcactacaagtcagcagattgggataggttgcgttccttttttgcatcctacccttggggcacggtttgtttcccttcggatgatcctgcctgcgccgttgcagtagccgatgtgatactgcagggcaaggatatttttataccaagctctgtagtaccgatcggtggcagatcacagcaaAAACCAGGCGtctcgaacttgggttgcggcgctgggcacaaaggatccgaactgcatagttcttaagagcatatacaaccgtgcttccagattttttaaaacacgtcgtcaaaaccggcgagcagctttccagttacctgaCCGgtacacgcaagttctggtcgttgtcgaaagctgctcttggtaacttcacccagccgtccatgccgccgttgcacatgaggaatgacaccctggcccatacggcaaaagagaaagcaaatctcctgtgcgctcttttcacctccaactcgactcttgacgataaCGGAAAAATACCGCCGACCAtaccgcggtgtcagagctctataaCTGAAGtgcagttcagacagaaaacgtTGGACGTTAGGAAGTCAAGCgtgccggatggcatttctccaatcgtgcttagaacgtgtgcccgtgagttgacgccggtgctaacgtgtttattccggcactcttattcaaaaggcgtagtccctgactcatggaagtgaGCCCTTGTCCATCAGATCCGAAAAAAGGAGAcaattcggatccggcaaataacaggcctattgctattatctCCCTGTTCTCCAAAATCATttagagcataattagccgtcggctcttggtatacctagagggtcaccagttgatcaacgaccgacaatacggccttcgccatggtcggtcggcaggtgatcttctggtatacctaaaacatagatgggctgcggctattgaaaacaaatgggaaggcctggcagttagcctggatatggcgaaggcctttgatcgtgtatggcacaaggcgctcctctcaaaagttccatcatttgggcttcccgagagcttgtgcaagtggacctccagcttcctcactgggcgcagcatacaggtcgttgtcgaccgacgttgctcgaacccgaagcccgtgaatgctggagtgccccaaggctgtgtgctatctcctacgctgtttcttctgcatatcaatgatatgttggacacctccgacattcattgctatgcagacgacagcactggtgatgccgtatacacgggccatgcaggtctctctcgggaaatcgtcgaccagtgccgggagaaacttgtgtcttctatcgagtcctctcttgagaaggtcgcggaatggggtaaattgaaccttgtccaatttaacccccagaaaactcaagtttgcgcgtttaccacaaaaaaatccCCACCCCCAAattatcaccgctcttcgacaacacgtccctaaaagcctcgcctagtatcggaatactgggtctcgaaatctcgagctatTGCCAATTCCGTAGCCATCTgtagggcaaagccaaattggcttcaaagaaactgggcgtcattaatagagcattgcaatacttcaagccgacccacattctagcgctgtacaaagcgcaggtccggcctcacatggagtattactgtcatctctggtctggcgcaccccagtatcagctcgatccatttgaccgcgtgcaaagcagagcagctcgaattgtcggggacccagtgctctgtgaacggctggatcacttggcgttgcgtagagacgtcgcttcattgtgtgtcttatcttgtctaccgcatttatcacggggagtgttctgaagagctgtttaacctaattcctgccgcagaattccaccttcgcacgacacgccacaagttaggatatcatcctcaccatctggatgtgtggcggtcctccacagtgctgtttataaggagctttcttccacgtactacaaagctgtggaatgaacttccttttgcggtgtttccgggacgatacgacatgggtaccttcaaaaaaaagcgcgtacaccttccttaaagcccggcaacgctcctgtgattcctctggtgttgcaagagactgtgggcggcggtgatcacttaacaacaggtgaccagtacgctcgtttgtcctcctattccataaaaaaaaatagattttcatTTACAAGAGTCCCAATTGATGACGTAAGTCCCACTCGCGTATGTGTCAATATCAATGCCATCCCCGCGTGAGTGCTGACTGCTGTTTGCCGAATGAAGTACGGATTAGTGTAGAAGGTGCATGGGAGGTTGCTAAGGGACTTCGAAAACTACCGGAACATTTAGGCCCGCCAAGTGTGGTGGAAGTGTAAAATGATTAACCTTTTCTGTGGCCATATAAATAGTCCCAAAAATGGATGTAACATTTTTGGTGTTGGCAATTTTAGTGACATTTACCGTGACAACACCACTAGACTATAACTGGTATTTATTCTGTACTCTGCGTCactaatatcaaaataatgtttatcgAATTTGggaaatgtattacaaaatataaaataaatatcattcaGAAAATATAAAGgcttatataaaatgtattaaaagtaAGTTAATGTTAACATATATTGCATTCAAGCGCCACCTAGCGATTAACAGGAACGATTTTATCATCAGAAGCTCGGAATTGTCAGTTCGCACTATTTTTGTTCCAAATATTTCTCACAGAGTGCAGTGTGTCGTCAAACTTACCGTttgtttttctaaatttttaacAATACCCTCATTACAGAATTAGTATTTGAGGTCAAATGATAATGTAAtgagtgaaatttttatttttggtaataaattatttgcacAGAGGAAATTCGATCCGATTTTGTTATTACCGTTAGAGATGGCTTGGAAGATATTTTCGTAAGTACAaatttgttaaatacatacttactCCACAGAATGGAagcaaaaaagtattattattaaagcgaGGTTTATAAGAAGTTTTTTCGACATTTAAAGTTTTTGCTACCTCTTGATAAAAAGCATGCTTTCTATTcgattttgaaatttttgtttGGAGTACCTAGCACACCATAGAATTGACGAAACTTTGAATATCTTAGGACGTTGACGTTATGtacacaatacaaatattgtgTTTCCAAGTACCTACTACAAATACTACTAACAATAATTTCGATTACTTCCACGGAAaaggtaaaacaaaataaaatatttttatctatttttgcCAGTGAAaacatataaaacatggaagcagGCTGCTCatacttttttgaagtaaaacttctttaggcgcgacttgggggtaaccCATATTGTTTTTCTGaaggaagtaacgctcagtacaaaagtcaattgaaataaatttaacggctttaaaaaatatttcaaattgctcagtacctaatattttttttaaatctttaagtgtttttattgtttatttattactactattgcaataaataatatataacttttaagaaattttctgacattcgttaatctgttcttggtttttgtttttcgtttccattattaggataggcaaagggttcgggcccatacagccatatttgttaatattcaataacatcatcatatttatatgtgctaataataatataaccttcaatttcttattatcaattattttataaatgagtgaaagttttaaaatgtgcgaatggacaatgaactgaattataaatagaatatataggtaatgaaaataataatcagtcaaataaaatggctgaatcccaggaacattttactatttcatcaataaataagaataaaagagaaaatcaagaacctgataatgacgtaaaaagtgtgttaatattctgttgaataataatcaaaatataacattatatcattctttgtaatatatataaaatctcacttgatgaAATTAcacttaattatattaagtatatattaataaaggtatttttttattttaagcagagaaaatgccaactttaCTCAAAAGTtgaagttatatcgtcagcttttccgagaaaaaaaataccaaaaaatctaacaatgctcttagctcttcagtaatacgtgagtgcttagttggtaacacagttttatttaaagtaaatttaatgtaatacattaatgcgtctgttaattattcctaaagatgattatttattataagttttatttcaatcgcgcgtaaagattacatgcacacacttttttttatgaaaataagggacgagacgggcatgccgttcagctgatggtaattgatacaccctgccctttacaatgcagcgccgctcaagattattgaaaataacccaaaaattttgagcggcactacatctgcgctcgtcaccttgagacataagatgttaagtgtctcatttgccgagtaatttcactaggtacggcgcccttcagaccgaaacacagattACTGTGTTCTGCTTCTGCTATTTGCTTATTAATGTGTtgattttactaataataaaataaaatatcattacaataagcattagcttacacattactgcttcacggcagaaatattcgcgttgtggtacccataatctagccggcatccggtgcaaaggagcctcccactggtaatatgtATTAGCGCTAAAAATTCACACAATTAAATCacaatacaattattatcaatgcataaaaaaagaatg from Leptidea sinapis chromosome 16, ilLepSina1.1, whole genome shotgun sequence includes:
- the LOC126968791 gene encoding uncharacterized protein LOC126968791 isoform X4; the encoded protein is MEESFDKSNVETTSVCVKDDTAHTLITPVELVDTSQNLFSESPVYDPDEDLETIKNDFEIRDASVQPNTEAKPIQ